The proteins below are encoded in one region of Hordeum vulgare subsp. vulgare chromosome 3H, MorexV3_pseudomolecules_assembly, whole genome shotgun sequence:
- the LOC123444959 gene encoding protein CANDIDATE G-PROTEIN COUPLED RECEPTOR 7-like produces MAPAAALARLLLLLAVAGAVLRPTAAEIKQESFKDDSRANILFEKFGFSHRGSVSIALTGGRATSKLAKPDPAQLGFFLLSDEALFEAVYEQPPPTDLNPNPDPNSLCVLASRYVIPLFTFAELDANGNCNKTFPISHPDEYSLFFANCAPETAVTMEVRTDMYNTNLDGSKDYLSVGQAPVPTIYAFFALGYVAFLAGWLYLTLYHNRLSAHRIHHLMSCLLLARMLYCISAAEDQHYIRIAGSSHGWDVMFYLFQLVKGVILFAVIALIGTGWSFLKPFLQDKEKKVLMVVIPLQVAANIAAAVVGETGQYFQGWVTWNQIFLFVDVACCCAVLFPVVWSMRSLRESSKTDGKAARTLAKLTLFRQFYVVVIGYLYFTRIIVYALKTITNYKYRWVSVAAEEVATMAFYMFMFYMFKPAERNQYFALDDDEEEAAEMALREEEFEL; encoded by the coding sequence ATGGCGCCCGCCGCTGCGCTcgcgcgcctcctcctcctcctcgcggtcGCCGGGGCCGTCCTCCGGCCGACCGCGGCGGAGATCAAGCAGGAGTCCTTCAAGGACGACTCCCGCGCGAACATCCTCTTCGAGAAGTTCGGCTTCTCGCACCGCGGGTCGGTCTCCATCGCGCTCACCGGCGGCAGGGCCACCTCCAAGCTCGCCAAGCCGGACCCCGCGCAGCTcggcttcttcctcctctccgacGAGGCGCTCTTCGAGGCCGTCTACGAGCAGCCGCCGCCCACGGATCTGAACCCCAACCCCGACCCCAACTCGCTCTGCGTCCTCGCCAGCCGCTACGTCATCCCGCTCTTCACCTTCGCCGAACTCGACGCCAACGGCAACTGCAACAAGACCTTCCCCATCTCCCACCCCGACGAGTACAGCCTCTTCTTCGCCAACTGCGCGCCCGAGACCGCCGTCACCATGGAGGTACGCACCGACATGTACAACACCAACCTGGACGGCAGCAAGGACTACCTCTCCGTCGGCCAGGCCCCCGTCCCGACGATCTACGCCTTCTTCGCGCTCGGCTACGTCGCCTTCCTGGCCGGCTGGCTCTACCTCACCCTCTACCACAACCGCCTCTCGGCGCACCGCATCCACCACCTCATGTCCTGCCTGCTCCTCGCCCGTATGCTCTACTGCATCTCCGCCGCCGAGGACCAGCACTATATCCGCATCGCCGGATCTTCGCATGGGTGGGACGTCATGTTCTATCTCTTCCAGCTTGTTAAGGGTGTGATCTTGTTCGCCGTGATCGCGCTGATTGGTACCGGGTGGTCCTTCCTCAAGCCCTTCCTGcaggacaaggagaagaaggtgctCATGGTGGTGATCCCGTTGCAGGTTGCAGCTAACATTGCTGCGGCTGTCGTTGGTGAGACTGGGCAATACTTTCAAGGATGGGTGACATGGAACCAGATCTTCTTGTTTGTTGATGTAGCCTGCTGCTGTGCGGTCCTCTTCCCAGTTGTGTGGTCGATGCGTTCCCTGCGGGAGTCGTCCAAGACAGATGGCAAGGCTGCCCGAACCCTCGCCAAGCTCACGCTCTTCCGCCAGTTCTATGTCGTTGTGATTGGATACTTGTACTTCACAAGGATCATTGTCTATGCGCTCAAGACAATCACCAACTACAAGTACAGATGGGTGAGTGTTGCGGCAGAGGAGGTGGCCACCATGGCATTCTACATGTTCATGTTCTACATGTTCAAGCCGGCTGAGAGGAACCAGTACTTTGCTCTggatgatgacgaggaggaggctgCGGAGATGGCTCTCCGTGAGGAGGAATTCGAGCTCTAG